The following nucleotide sequence is from Phycisphaera sp..
ATCGGGCAGGTGGATGAGGCCCGGCAGCTGCTCGACCGGAGGGCCGGCAGCGTCGAGTCGGGCTCCACGCACGAGTGGACCCTTGCCCGGATCAAGCTCGCCAACGCCATCGCCGACGCGCAGAGCCTGGACACCCTCGAACGGATTTCTGCGAGCAACGCGGGCGATCCGCGTGTCCAGATCGAGATCCTCAGTGCGACGGCCATCTGGGCAGACGCCGATCGCGCGGGCCAGATTATCGCCCGCTTGCGTGAAGCCCAGGGCGAGGCCGGCCTCGACTGGCGCGTGTTTGAGGCCAGCCGGCTGCTGGAAAATGATGGCTCGATCGAGGCCGCAAACGCTGCTGTCGTCCTGCTCGAGCCCGTGCTCACCAGCGTTCGCGGCAAGCGGGACACACGCGCCATGCTCATCGCGGCCGATGCCTTCGAGCGCAACGGAACGATCGAGTCGGAGCTCCAGGCGTTGGCCTCGGCCGCCGATGGCAACGATCCGCTTGCTGCGCTCCCACGCCTGATCGACCGACTCCAGAGCCTCGGTCGGAGCGAGCTAGCCGCCACACGCTTGCGGCAATTTGTCGAGTGTGGCAACGTTCCCCCAGAGTCTCGTGCGGTGCGGCTGCAATTGCTCCAGCGTCAAGGGATGCACGATCTGGCGGCACGCGATGTCGAATCTCTCGCAACAGAAGGCTACCCGGAGTACGTCTTGCTCGCCGGGGTCGCGTCGCGCTCGCGCGGATCGAGCCAGCCACTGACCGAACTCGAGATCAAGTCGTTGGATGCCGAGCTTGCGCCCCAGGGCGAGATCTACGCGGCGCAATTGCTGGCACGTGTCGGCCGCTTCGATGAGGGCCTCGCCCGCCTCGAAGCGCTGCCCGCCAGTTCCGAAGCCGGATCGCGCGCCATTATCATTGCGCAGTACCTCAACGGCGAGGGCAAGGTTGAGCGGGCCCTTGACTATCTCACGAGGCATGCGGAGACCTCCAACAGCCCCGATGCCTGGATGGAAGCCGCGCGCATGCTGGTCGGCCAGATGCGGATTGACGAGGCCGTCGCGCTGCTCGACCGTGCGGTGGCCGCGCTTCCGGGCAATACCGACATCGCCGCATTCCGGGCCTCTATCGATTCCGATACCGAAGCGACCCCGTTCGATCGCATGGCTCGATTCGCAACCTCGGCAGCCGGCCGCGAGGATGCCAACGAGAGTATGAGGGAACTGGGCGCCATTACTCGGCGATACGTCGCCGGTGAGATCGACACGGCCCGAGCCGCTCAAGCGCTTGATTCGTTAGCCAAGCGCCGCGCCACCTTCTATCCCTTGTGGCCGCTGCTCATCGCCGCGTACCAGCACCTCGGCCTGCCCGACGAGGCCGCCCGCCGGGCGCGCGACGCGATGGCATCGCTGCCCGGCGACCCGCGCCCAGCCCGTGACGCCACGCAACTCTTGCTCGAACTCGAACGGTTCGAGGAAGCACTCGGCACGGCGGGCGAATGGCGCTCGCTGGCCGACGACGAAGCGTCTCGGGCCCAAGCCGACATGGCATTGGGTATCGCCGAGTATCGCCGGGGCAACGTCGACCGCGCGATCGGGCTGCTCGATCCGCAACTCGATCGCATGCTGTCAGACATCGACAATCACGAGCACGCTGCACGCTCGCTCGCCGAAGCGCTCACCGCCGCCGATCGGATGGACGAGGCAGAGGGCATCCTCCTGCCCCTTGCCCAAGAGAACACCGCCTGGGCCGCGTTCATGGCATCAGTGGCTGTCGTGGCACCCGACACACAAGCCAACACCGACCGAGCCTCGAACTGGCTCGTGATGCTGACGCCACTGCTTGCGGGAGACATCGAGGGCACCTTCAATCTGGCGTCGTCGTGGATGGTGCTCTATGACCGCACCGAAGACACAAGTGTTGCCGACCGAGTGGTCGCTCTAGCGGAGGACGCCGAACGCTCCGGGGCCGGCTCGTGGCAACTGGTCGCGATCCTGGCTACCGCGCTCGAGGCCAAAGGAGATTTCTCTCCTGCCGTGGCGGCGTACGAGCGGGCCCTGGCCCTGTCAGGAGCCAAGGTTCCCGCGTTGCTCAACAACGCGGCGTGGCTGCTTACGTCCGAACTCGGCGAACACGACCGAGCGGTAGCCCTCGCCCGCGAAGCCGTATCGTTCTCTGATGACCCGAGCTTTCCCCGTTCGGATCGCGCGGTCTTCCACCACACACTCGGGGCGGCATTGCTTGCCTCGGGTGATCCAGCGATGGCATTGAGCACCTTTGACGACGGGCTGGCGATCGCCGACACGCCCTCGCTCCGGCTCGGGCGCATCGAGGCCCTATTGGCCGTGAATCGGCGGACCGAGGCGACCGAGTCGTTCGGGCGGTTGCGGCCGAATGACACATGGACAACGGCCCAACAAACGCG
It contains:
- a CDS encoding tetratricopeptide repeat protein, which produces MNRRTKRRLIVLAAVGGVIVLAGVGGTAVRKMRRAQMAETARTEGMAAYEAKDYATARRSLGLYVRYHRDEPEVWTALGDAQRYLEEPNAKHLTNARNFLDQAVLLDPQNIRAREILLDIHEMLGNWQEMAEVASDLLELDPENDKAALLRIRANLRRGNEDEAIAAAREFVVSQDGAIEAHLEMLRVLQQSGRSARVQREYLENEVAPKHSGTTSMAVLRATVEYDANQPQRASEILLQAGEAGATDGPGARMLLDSLELIAARTRNTALFDQSEVWLVEWLEREELAPHLLEVAAGRAWRSGQPSRAVDMATRAIGLDSVNESVFGWGLLGAMELGMEGQETANRLRQAFEEQVDEEHANRADRWRQVVDAAARAARGEIASEQPLVPDGTGGINTLGPDAAGEYYDAIDDASRYSTRAAIERLAGLGQQPSWRRARFALAGILLSEGRAADALSVLNSDEGLRLSAGGTELFGDALASMIEASGTLSDENATTLDEYLVASPDNPVLLAAVGRGALVRGETDRAREVAQRLAGSEAAQAAVAAVRFAGSLQAVDAELAEAIIDRVAVTATSPRHIAAAAIGMAEIGQVDEARQLLDRRAGSVESGSTHEWTLARIKLANAIADAQSLDTLERISASNAGDPRVQIEILSATAIWADADRAGQIIARLREAQGEAGLDWRVFEASRLLENDGSIEAANAAVVLLEPVLTSVRGKRDTRAMLIAADAFERNGTIESELQALASAADGNDPLAALPRLIDRLQSLGRSELAATRLRQFVECGNVPPESRAVRLQLLQRQGMHDLAARDVESLATEGYPEYVLLAGVASRSRGSSQPLTELEIKSLDAELAPQGEIYAAQLLARVGRFDEGLARLEALPASSEAGSRAIIIAQYLNGEGKVERALDYLTRHAETSNSPDAWMEAARMLVGQMRIDEAVALLDRAVAALPGNTDIAAFRASIDSDTEATPFDRMARFATSAAGREDANESMRELGAITRRYVAGEIDTARAAQALDSLAKRRATFYPLWPLLIAAYQHLGLPDEAARRARDAMASLPGDPRPARDATQLLLELERFEEALGTAGEWRSLADDEASRAQADMALGIAEYRRGNVDRAIGLLDPQLDRMLSDIDNHEHAARSLAEALTAADRMDEAEGILLPLAQENTAWAAFMASVAVVAPDTQANTDRASNWLVMLTPLLAGDIEGTFNLASSWMVLYDRTEDTSVADRVVALAEDAERSGAGSWQLVAILATALEAKGDFSPAVAAYERALALSGAKVPALLNNAAWLLTSELGEHDRAVALAREAVSFSDDPSFPRSDRAVFHHTLGAALLASGDPAMALSTFDDGLAIADTPSLRLGRIEALLAVNRRTEATESFGRLRPNDTWTTAQQTRYETLREALGP